GAGCACCGGGCGGGTGAAGCGAGCTCGCTGGGCCACCACCCGCTCGGGTCCCCCGACCCATTCGATGACGGCTCCCAAGGCTGCCCCCATCGTCCACATGCCGTGAGCGATGACACCGTCCATGCCAGCCTCTCGGGCAGCACGGTCGCTGTGGTGGATCGGGTTGAAATCCCCCGACGCACCGGCATAGCGAACCAAGGTGGTCCGGGTGACGCCGATGGTGCGCGGCCCGAATGTCTGACCCTCGGTCAGGTGCACGCTCATGCAGTGGCCTCCGGGCGGGTGTGCCACAGGGTAGAGGTGGCGTTGCCCAGGTGCTCGCCATTGACATGATCCAAGGAGACGTCAATACCGATGATGTCTGTGTTGCCTCGAGTACGAACTGAGGTGATCTTGAGGGTGGATGTCACCTCGTCTCCCTTGTGGAGCGGGCGAATCCAGTTGAAGGACTGATCGGTGTGGATCATGTGCTCCAGCTCGAGACCAAGCTGCTCGTCATCGAACAAGGCCTCCCACGCCCGGGACGCCAGAACCATGGCGAATGTGGGCGGGGCAATGGGGTCGTCGCCCCGGTAGGCCGGAGCAGTGTCACCCAGAGCAGTGGCAAGCTCCCGAATCTTCTCTGCAGTAACAAGGTAGGGCTCTGTCGTCGGATACGTACGCCCGACGTCATCAGGACTGATCGGCATGTGGTTCAGGCTATCCCAGACCCCCGACGGAACAGAACCCCCGAGAACGAACAACACGACGAGGGGCCACCAACAGGTGACCCCTCGTCAAAGATTGTTGGGTTGACGACCCGACGTCAGCGGGTCTCGCGATGGGCGGTGTGCTTGTGACAACGCGGGCAGAACTTCGCCAGCTCCATGCGATCAGGATTGTTGCGGCGATTCTTCTTGGTTATGTAGTTGCGCTCCTTGCACTCGGTGCAGGCGAGCGTGATCTTCGGGCGAACGTCGCCGGACTTCTTGGCCATCTTTCCTACTTTCGAGCCGTGTGGAGTGTGCGCTCCCGAGTTTTCCCGGTTTGTTTTGGTAGC
The genomic region above belongs to Cutibacterium equinum and contains:
- a CDS encoding MaoC family dehydratase, encoding MSVHLTEGQTFGPRTIGVTRTTLVRYAGASGDFNPIHHSDRAAREAGMDGVIAHGMWTMGAALGAVIEWVGGPERVVAQRARFTRPVLVPDTKEGSCIEVAATVRKVADDTATLGVDVTCGGQSVLGRVEVVVKQEER
- the rpmG gene encoding 50S ribosomal protein L33; the encoded protein is MAKKSGDVRPKITLACTECKERNYITKKNRRNNPDRMELAKFCPRCHKHTAHRETR
- a CDS encoding FAS1-like dehydratase domain-containing protein, which translates into the protein MPISPDDVGRTYPTTEPYLVTAEKIRELATALGDTAPAYRGDDPIAPPTFAMVLASRAWEALFDDEQLGLELEHMIHTDQSFNWIRPLHKGDEVTSTLKITSVRTRGNTDIIGIDVSLDHVNGEHLGNATSTLWHTRPEATA